The following coding sequences lie in one Megalodesulfovibrio gigas DSM 1382 = ATCC 19364 genomic window:
- a CDS encoding DUF362 domain-containing protein, with protein sequence MAIATSRIPPQLFRAWTVRAIRQGLDQSLAAFAHVLPTDRAAPVVLKPNANAAMNALTGNTTDLRLLAALLGWLRDQGYTNLTVAEGTNSGFYRNKIGVATRLRMDALAARFGARFVDCNFDEAVDVPFEDGIVAQVSRTCAQAALLINLPKLKTHFEAGMSVCLKNLMGCLVGQENKKKTHQALAANIIRLNEGLAPGLHIVDALVAMEGLGPTRGTPLRLAAVLVGEDPLVIDMACARLAGFRYDEIRPLRQAEARGLLTPARKAQAEAVDVSGVARSFAPPKAGPIATFIHHPSRQKYFLAIRNTPLFTRLAATEWFGELLFKTGLRQDKFLHQEMRLDRLEPTAACDGCPDPRPCVALCPLGHDPRALHAGTSRLPDACLGCLYCYAACPRAGLAFHGEQGYFAEQCRQYDAHLRCLAARSES encoded by the coding sequence ATGGCCATAGCTACGTCCCGCATTCCCCCGCAGCTCTTTCGCGCCTGGACGGTGCGCGCCATTCGGCAGGGACTGGACCAGTCCCTCGCCGCCTTTGCCCACGTGCTGCCGACGGATCGCGCCGCCCCGGTGGTGCTCAAGCCCAACGCCAACGCAGCCATGAACGCCCTGACCGGCAACACCACGGATCTGCGCCTCCTGGCCGCCCTGCTGGGCTGGCTCCGGGATCAGGGATACACCAACCTCACCGTGGCCGAGGGCACCAACTCCGGCTTTTACCGCAACAAGATCGGCGTGGCCACGCGGCTGCGCATGGATGCCCTGGCCGCCCGCTTCGGCGCCCGGTTCGTGGACTGCAACTTCGACGAGGCCGTGGACGTGCCCTTTGAAGACGGCATTGTGGCCCAGGTCTCCCGCACCTGCGCCCAGGCGGCGCTGCTCATCAACCTGCCCAAGCTCAAGACGCATTTCGAGGCCGGCATGAGCGTCTGCCTCAAAAATCTCATGGGCTGCCTGGTCGGTCAGGAAAACAAGAAGAAGACGCATCAAGCCTTGGCGGCCAACATCATCCGCCTGAACGAAGGCCTTGCCCCCGGGCTGCACATTGTGGATGCCCTGGTGGCCATGGAAGGGCTGGGCCCCACCCGCGGTACCCCCTTGCGGCTGGCTGCGGTGCTGGTGGGTGAGGATCCGTTGGTCATCGACATGGCCTGCGCCCGCCTGGCCGGGTTCCGGTACGACGAGATCCGCCCCCTGCGTCAGGCCGAGGCCCGCGGGCTGCTCACGCCTGCGCGCAAGGCCCAGGCCGAGGCCGTGGACGTATCCGGCGTGGCCCGGTCCTTTGCGCCGCCCAAGGCCGGCCCCATCGCCACGTTCATCCATCACCCGTCACGGCAGAAGTACTTCCTGGCCATCCGCAACACGCCGCTCTTCACCCGGCTGGCGGCCACGGAATGGTTCGGCGAATTGCTGTTCAAGACCGGCCTTCGGCAGGACAAGTTCCTGCATCAGGAAATGCGGCTGGATCGGCTGGAACCCACGGCAGCCTGCGATGGCTGTCCGGACCCGAGGCCCTGCGTGGCGTTGTGCCCCCTGGGGCACGACCCGCGCGCCCTGCACGCCGGCACCTCCCGTCTGCCGGACGCCTGCCTGGGCTGCCTGTATTGCTACGCTGCCTGCCCCCGCGCCGGCCTGGCCTTCCATGGGGAACAGGGCTATTTTGCAGAACAATGCCGGCAATATGATGCGCATTTGCGATGCCTGGCGGCAAGGAGCGAGTCATGA
- a CDS encoding protoporphyrinogen/coproporphyrinogen oxidase has protein sequence MAARVIIVGAGLAGLACAVTLARQGRPVLLLERAPEPGGLCRSFLLDDVLFDYGPHVLFEDPQDEGALLARAVLDPTRCLQRPFAFAIQAPVSEGGRCYAFPNHRDVFSYPWRYKTGILKGLLGKKPPLRGEPSARDELTAKGGDCFYEELFRQFLTKKTLQDPQHLHVHWLARVERSARQDLEPPPQVGHVRRVVGALQRLKRPYYYPAAGFQTYTDALFQEFKALGGEAVCSCGPLHLQRGDGRVQAVTALGQTHEASHLVWTAPLNTLNRLLGAGVPTLPALDMALVCLTFESQTPPARPFVYVYHPDPRMACNRTYYPHSIFRERSPDGREGICFEYTMTPELSTMDDAALLRTALADSHLADLYDASSLRASRVVRLPQALPVYPLDYQQQLAAALTPARSLQNCLTVGRQGGFLFCMTPTAASQGLKAAREVLRRTS, from the coding sequence ATGGCTGCTCGCGTCATCATTGTGGGCGCAGGCCTGGCCGGGCTGGCATGCGCCGTGACTCTGGCCCGTCAGGGCAGGCCGGTGCTGCTCCTGGAACGCGCTCCCGAGCCCGGCGGCCTGTGCCGGTCGTTTCTGCTGGATGATGTCCTGTTCGATTACGGCCCGCATGTGCTCTTCGAGGACCCCCAGGACGAAGGCGCCCTGCTGGCCAGGGCCGTGCTGGATCCGACGCGCTGCCTGCAACGGCCCTTCGCCTTTGCCATCCAGGCCCCTGTGTCCGAGGGCGGCCGGTGCTACGCCTTCCCCAACCACCGCGATGTCTTCTCGTATCCCTGGCGCTACAAGACCGGGATTCTCAAAGGACTGCTGGGCAAAAAGCCGCCCCTGCGCGGCGAGCCCTCGGCCCGCGACGAGCTGACGGCCAAGGGCGGAGACTGTTTTTACGAGGAGCTGTTCCGGCAATTTCTGACCAAAAAAACACTGCAGGACCCGCAGCACCTGCATGTCCACTGGCTGGCCCGGGTGGAACGCAGCGCCAGGCAGGATCTTGAGCCCCCGCCCCAGGTGGGGCACGTGCGGCGTGTGGTGGGCGCACTGCAACGCCTCAAACGGCCGTATTACTATCCCGCCGCCGGATTTCAGACCTATACGGACGCGCTCTTTCAGGAATTCAAGGCTCTTGGCGGCGAGGCCGTCTGCTCCTGCGGCCCGCTGCACCTTCAGCGTGGCGACGGCCGGGTGCAGGCTGTGACCGCCCTGGGCCAGACGCACGAGGCCTCCCATCTGGTCTGGACTGCGCCCCTGAATACCCTGAACCGGCTGCTCGGCGCGGGTGTCCCCACCCTGCCGGCCCTGGACATGGCGCTGGTCTGCCTGACGTTTGAAAGCCAGACGCCGCCGGCGCGCCCCTTCGTCTATGTCTATCATCCGGATCCGCGCATGGCCTGCAACCGGACGTACTACCCACACTCCATTTTCCGGGAGCGCTCCCCGGACGGCCGGGAGGGCATCTGCTTCGAATACACCATGACTCCCGAACTCTCCACCATGGACGATGCCGCCCTGCTGCGCACCGCTCTGGCCGATTCGCACCTGGCGGATCTGTACGACGCCTCCTCCCTGCGCGCCTCCCGGGTTGTCCGGCTGCCGCAGGCCCTGCCCGTCTATCCCCTGGATTATCAGCAGCAGCTTGCCGCAGCCCTGACCCCCGCGCGCTCGCTGCAAAACTGCCTCACCGTGGGCCGCCAGGGCGGGTTCCTGTTCTGCATGACCCCCACCGCCGCCAGCCAGGGCCTCAAGGCTGCCCGGGAGGTGTTGCGTCGCACATCATGA
- a CDS encoding glycosyltransferase, with translation MIRTAAEIVFWIAVAIPLLVVVGNPLCIYVATLLQRHRPSPEAAVGQPLPSLSLIVVAYRPGPLLKAKLANVLQLNYPAPLVEVVYASDGEDAAAMAECRAWAEQARAAGMAVQCLETAVRGGKIAAINEAVARAHGDVLVFSDVDARLEAGALQHLARRFADPALGGVGGRRVVAGAHTRTGAVQAMYWRLDAWLKTQESRLGAVTSNDGKLYAMRRAVFVPIPDAVTDDLYNCLTVLRRGFRFEYEPAAVAAAPTPSRDDAHEITRRRRIVCRGLHGLWRSRELFNPVAFGWLSVRLFINKLLRRMLPVALMGLLCSSLLLSFSSGMYLAVLLLQMCCYGVAVLHPLLHTVAKAPRRLVKLSSTAWYVCLGMYGTWLGTLDFVRGKRVAMWMPMKAP, from the coding sequence ATGATTCGCACCGCAGCTGAAATCGTCTTTTGGATTGCTGTGGCCATCCCGCTGCTTGTGGTGGTGGGCAATCCGCTATGCATTTACGTGGCCACCCTGTTGCAGCGGCACAGACCCAGTCCCGAAGCCGCAGTCGGGCAGCCGTTGCCGTCGCTCAGTCTCATCGTGGTGGCATACCGACCGGGACCGTTGCTGAAGGCCAAGCTGGCCAATGTGCTGCAGCTGAACTATCCCGCGCCGCTGGTGGAGGTCGTCTACGCCTCGGACGGCGAGGATGCTGCCGCCATGGCGGAGTGCCGCGCCTGGGCCGAGCAGGCGCGCGCTGCAGGCATGGCAGTGCAATGCCTGGAAACTGCCGTGCGAGGCGGGAAAATTGCCGCCATCAACGAGGCCGTGGCCCGGGCGCACGGTGACGTGCTCGTGTTTTCCGATGTGGACGCCAGGCTGGAGGCCGGCGCATTGCAGCATCTGGCGCGCCGCTTTGCGGATCCTGCCCTCGGCGGTGTGGGCGGCAGGCGCGTGGTGGCCGGGGCACACACGCGGACAGGCGCCGTGCAGGCGATGTACTGGCGGCTGGACGCCTGGCTCAAGACGCAGGAATCCCGTCTCGGCGCCGTGACATCAAACGACGGCAAGCTGTATGCCATGCGGCGCGCCGTGTTCGTCCCGATTCCGGATGCCGTCACCGATGATCTGTACAATTGCCTGACAGTGTTGCGCCGTGGATTTCGTTTCGAATACGAGCCTGCCGCAGTGGCCGCAGCGCCAACGCCTTCACGGGATGATGCCCACGAAATCACGCGAAGGCGTCGCATCGTGTGCAGGGGCCTGCATGGCTTGTGGCGCTCCAGGGAACTGTTCAACCCCGTTGCCTTTGGCTGGCTTTCCGTGCGGCTCTTCATCAACAAACTGCTGCGCCGCATGCTGCCCGTTGCGTTGATGGGCCTGTTGTGTTCGTCGCTGCTGCTTTCCTTCTCTTCCGGGATGTATCTTGCCGTGTTGCTGCTGCAGATGTGCTGCTATGGCGTGGCAGTGTTGCATCCCCTGCTGCACACGGTGGCAAAGGCACCCAGGCGGCTTGTCAAACTGTCCTCCACGGCGTGGTACGTCTGCCTCGGCATGTATGGCACGTGGCTGGGCACCCTGGATTTTGTGCGGGGCAAGCGGGTGGCGATGTGGATGCCCATGAAGGCGCCATAA
- a CDS encoding O-antigen ligase family protein produces the protein MMVSPWHMYAWLPGVGLLLLLILGRKPELAFYVVLFLVPWDAVRALAGPDSSITISKFAGMAMVLVVALHMVFSRGSRYALHSNLWRWIGLFLATALISALLTRYPDEAWGDLRKLVASVTVFGLALALVDEKGFTRTVPRVVIFSIGISTFLSVTTYAFGLTLFTMNTDFERLVGVAYNPNHYASFVLFSMPLLAHWFFNATRSWVRVCGAVVFIVNLGALVLTYSRGAFVVSLVIFGALILEHGRKLRPRHLGFLGLGLALVVAGAAAYVPDTYWERQKSISTQDSSVSARLSYVLFAWETWREHPVIGTGIGTYDRAYSFSEYAFTRGWGRKTRLDAQRDAHNTYLEVAVGMGTVGLGLFLGILVIAWRNFTNAIRESKVLQDPQLTQLITAYRLSFVSILAYFFLLSRVYSHYYWLALALSTVALRVVQQRCKAMNTQIAQGQDDSHRS, from the coding sequence ATGATGGTTTCGCCTTGGCACATGTATGCCTGGCTGCCTGGGGTGGGACTGCTTCTGCTGCTGATTCTGGGACGCAAGCCGGAGCTCGCCTTTTACGTGGTGTTGTTCCTGGTGCCGTGGGATGCTGTGCGCGCCCTTGCAGGGCCAGATTCGTCCATCACCATCTCGAAGTTTGCCGGCATGGCCATGGTGCTGGTGGTGGCGCTGCACATGGTCTTTTCCCGCGGCTCGCGCTATGCGCTGCATTCCAACTTGTGGCGCTGGATCGGCTTGTTCCTGGCGACTGCCCTGATCTCTGCATTGCTGACACGATATCCTGATGAAGCCTGGGGGGATCTGCGCAAACTGGTGGCGTCGGTGACGGTGTTCGGGCTGGCGCTGGCGTTGGTGGATGAAAAAGGCTTCACCAGGACTGTGCCGCGGGTGGTGATCTTCTCCATCGGCATCTCCACGTTTCTCTCCGTGACCACCTACGCATTCGGCCTGACCCTGTTCACCATGAACACGGACTTCGAACGCCTTGTCGGCGTGGCCTACAACCCCAACCACTATGCCTCCTTCGTCCTGTTCAGCATGCCGCTGCTGGCGCACTGGTTTTTTAACGCCACCCGTTCGTGGGTGCGCGTGTGCGGTGCGGTGGTGTTCATCGTCAACCTCGGCGCACTGGTGCTGACGTATTCGCGCGGGGCCTTCGTCGTCAGTCTGGTCATCTTCGGGGCCCTGATCCTGGAACACGGCCGCAAGCTGCGGCCGCGGCACCTCGGATTCCTGGGGCTTGGTCTTGCCCTTGTGGTGGCCGGGGCTGCGGCATATGTGCCGGACACCTATTGGGAGCGGCAAAAATCCATCAGCACCCAGGACTCTTCCGTAAGCGCCAGGCTTTCTTATGTGCTGTTCGCCTGGGAGACCTGGCGGGAGCATCCTGTGATCGGAACGGGCATCGGAACCTATGACAGAGCCTATTCATTTTCCGAGTATGCCTTCACCCGCGGCTGGGGGCGCAAAACCCGGCTGGATGCCCAGCGCGATGCCCACAACACCTATCTGGAAGTGGCGGTGGGGATGGGTACGGTGGGGCTGGGGCTGTTCCTGGGTATTCTGGTGATAGCCTGGCGAAACTTCACCAACGCAATACGAGAATCCAAGGTGTTGCAGGACCCGCAATTGACGCAGTTGATCACCGCATACAGGCTCTCGTTCGTGTCCATTCTGGCGTACTTTTTTCTCTTGTCGCGGGTGTATTCACACTATTATTGGCTGGCGTTGGCCTTGTCCACAGTGGCGTTGCGCGTGGTGCAGCAGCGGTGCAAGGCCATGAACACCCAGATTGCGCAGGGGCAGGATGATTCGCACCGCAGCTGA